The DNA window ATCACCTTGACCACGCTGGGCACTTCGCGCGGCGTATAGCCATGATCCATGCTCAGGCTGAGGTTGCCGGTGCCGGGCTGCATGACGGTACCCACGGCCAGGCCCACGCACACCGCCAGCGCGGCGGTGATGATGAACCACAGGAAGGTACGGCCGCCGAGCGCCGCCACCGACTTCTGGCCATGCAGCGAAGAGATCGCATTGATGACCGCGAAGAACACCAGCGGCACCGCGATCATCTTGATCAGGGTGACATACAGGTCGCCAAGCGGACCGAACCAGGTTTCAGCGGCCGGACCAAGCAGCCAGCCGGCCAGCGCACCCAGCACGAAGCCGCCAAGGACGCGCTGCCAGAACGGGATCCGCAGCCACGCAGAGACCAGCGTCATGAGCATTCCAGGGGAGAGTGATACAGCCCGTCACAGTAGCTGAACCCGCCCCCGGGAACGAGGTACCGCAGGGGGAATCAGCGTGTCATCGGCGTGCCTTTCTGGGTTCTGCATAATGAACGCCCGTTTCACATCGAGATGACTGCGTTCATGTCCCGTTTTACGCCCCTGGTCGCCGCCCTGGCCACCACCCTGCTGGCCGGCTGTGCCAGCACTGCGCCCTCCTCCCCCGTCTCCTCTGCTGCTGTGCAGGTTCAGGTGCCCACCGTTGCCCATCCGGCCGGTGAAACGCCGCAGTGGTGGTACCGCAACGGCGCGGCCCAGGCGGCCAGTCACGGGGCCATGGGCGGCAAGGCGACGAACGTGATCCTCTTCCTGGGCGACGGCATGAGCCTGACCACGGTGGCAGCGGCGCGCATCTTCGAGGGGCAGCAAAAGGGCAGCTCGGGTGAAGAGAACCTGCTTTCGTGGGAGCGCTTCCCGGCCACCGCGTTCAGCAAGACCTACAACACCGATTCGCAGACCCCGGATTCGGCCGGCACGATGACCGCCATCACCACCGGCGTGAAGACCCACATGGGCGCGATCGGGGTCAGCGCGGGTACCCGCAGCGACTGCGCCGACAGCCTGAACAAGGGACTGCTGACTTGGCTGCAGCTGGCTGACAGCGCCGGCATGGCCACCGGGATCGTGTCCACCGCGCGCCTGACCCATGCCACCCCGGCCGCGACCTATGCGCATTCGCCGGAGCGCAACTGGGAGAACGACACCGACCTGACCGAAGCCGCCAAGGCGGCCGGCTGCCAGGACATCGCCCAGCAGCTGCTGTCGACGTCGCGCTATGGGCGCGGCCCGCTGGTGGCCCTGGGCGGCGGTCGTGCGCAGTTCACCACCATCGAAGAAACCGATCCGGAGTACGACGACAAGGTCGGCCTGCGCCTGGATGGGCGCAGCCTGGTCAATGAATGGAAGCAGACGCACCCGCAGGGCGCATACGTGTGGAATGCGGAGCAGTTGAAGGCCGCGGCCAATGCGCCGGCACTGCTCGGCCTGTTCGAGCCGGATCACATGCGTTACGAGATCGAGCGCAAGGACGACCCGTCCGGCGAGCCCAGCCTGGCCGACCTGACCCGCGCGGCAATTGCCAACCTGTCCCGTCACAGCGAAGGGTATGTGCTGATGGTGGAAGGCGCGCGCATTGACCACGCCAACCACAGCGGCAACGCCTATCGCGCCCTGAGCGATACCGTGGCAATGTCCGACGCGGTGCGTGCGGCGGTCGAAGCCAGCTCCGACCAGGACACCCTGATCATCGTCACCGCCGACCATTCGCACACCCTGAACTTCGTCGGCTACCCGGCGCGCGGCAATCCGATTCTGGGCAAGGTGAAGGACAAGGGCGGCGAAGACGGCGCGGGCGCACTGGACCTGGCCCGTGACGGCACCGGCCTGCCGTACACCACGCTCAGCTACGCCAACGGCCCGGGCTTCACCGGCCAGACCAACCAGCAGCCGGCCGGTCCCAAGACCTACCCGCACGGCCCGAGCAGCTTTGATCCGGCCAAGGGCCGCCCGGACCTGACCCACGTCGACACCGAGCACCCGGATTACATGCAGGAAGCACTGGTGCCGATGAAGAGCGAAAGCCATGGCGGCGAAGACGTCGGCATCTGGGCCCGTGGCCCCGGCAGCCAGGCCATTCGCGGCACGCTGGAGCAGAACACGATCTACCACATGATCGTGCAGGCCACGCCGCGCCTGCGTCAGCGCCTGTGTGACGCCGGCACCTGCGACGCCCAGGGCGTGCCGGTCGAACTGCCCAACGGCAAGGCATTCGAGCGCAAATAGACCCGCGTTCATGCAATCAATCCGATGGCGGCGGTCCACCAGACCGCCGATACTGCCCTGATGACCGCACCCCTCCCGCCGCCGCCCGATCTACCGACGCCGGTGCTGGTGGGCTTCAGCGGTGGCCTTGATTCCACCGTGCTGCTGCATTGGCTGGCACAGTCGCCGGTGCAGCGCGCTGCGGGCCTGCGTGCGGTACACGTCCACCACGGTCTGCAGGCCGAAGCCGATGCCTGGGCCGCGCACTGCGAGACCGCCTGCGCCACGTGGGGCATTCCCTTGCAGGTGATCCGGGTCCAGGTGCCGCACGACAGCGGGCAGGGCCTGGAAGCGGCCGCACGCAATGCGCGCCGCGACGCTTTCGCCCGCGTCCTGCATGAGCACGAGCACCTGGCCCTGGCCCATCATCGCGATGACCAGGCGGAGACCTTCCTGCTACGCGCCCTGCGCGGCTCCGGCGTGGATGGCCTGGCGGCGATGCGTGCCCACGCACCGTTCGCCACCGGCTCGCTGTGGCGCCCTCTGCTGCAGTTCCCGCGGGAGGACCTGCGTGCGTACGCGCAGGCACACGGCCTGCGCTGGATTGAAGACCCCAGCAACGCAAGCGATGCCGCCGACCGCAATTTCCTGCGCCTGCACGTGATGCCGTTGCTGGCGCAACGCTGGCCGCAGGCGGACGCGAGTTTTGCGCGCAGCGCCGAACTGGCGGCCCAGTCGCAGCGTCTGCTGGACGTGGCCGACCACGAATCGCTGCGCCGCTGCATCATTTCGCCAGGAGTGCTGGACTGCAGCCGCCTGCTGCGGCAACCCCGCGAGCGCCGCGCCCGCCTGTTGCGGCAATGGGTGCGCAGTTGCGGACAGCCGCCGTTGCCGGCAGCAGGCATCAAGGCCATCGAACGCGAGCTGCTGCCGGCCGCCCACGATGCCGATGCCCAGTTCGCCTGGCAGGGCGTGCGCATCCGTCGCTGGCGCAATCAGCTTCACCTGCTTTCAGCGGCACTGGCATTGCCCTTGGACTGGAGCGTGCACTGGGAGGGGCGCAGCCCGTTGGCGCTGCCCGATGGGGGCGAACTGGCCCTGCTCGGTCGCGACCGCTTGGCCACGCCGGTGCAGGTGAGCGCGCGACGCGGCGGCGAACGCATCCAGTTGCCGGGCCGCCGCCATTCGCATGCGCTGAAAGACCTGCTGCAACACAGTGGCCTGCCACCGTGGCAGCGCCGCCAGCTGCCGTTGTTGTATGACGGCGAAACCCTGCTGGCCGCAGGAGACCGCGTGATTGCCGCACCGCTGCAGCACTGGCTGGATGAACACGGTGCCCGTCTGCAGTGGACGCCGGGCGTCGCGTGAATTGACCCCACCGGGCTGGCGCATCACACTTGCTTCCATGCCCAAGAAGTCCCCTACTGAAGCCTCCCCTGTAGCCCACTTCGAGCAGTCGCTGGAAGAACTGGAGCAGCTGGTGGAGAAGATGGAAACCGGCGACATGAGCCTGGAACAGTCGCTCAGCGCCTACGAACGTGGCGTGGGCCTGTACCGCCAGTGCCAGCAGGCGCTGGAACAGGCCGAGCTGCGCGTGCGCCTGCTCAGCGACCCGGCCCGCCCGGAAACGGCCGAACCGTTCGACCCGCCCAGCCATGACGGCTGAGCTGACGTTCGCGCGCTGGCGCGACCGGATTGAAAGCCAGCTCGACGCCAGCCTGCCCTCGCCTGAAGCCGCCCCGCAGGGACTGCACCGGGCGATGCGTTATGCGGTGCTGGGCGGCGGCAAGCGGATGCGACCGCTGCTGGTGTACGCCGCCGGCCAGATTTTCGGTGCGGACGAACATGCGATGGATGCGCCGGCGATGGCGGTGGAACTGATCCACGCGTACTCGCTGGTGCACGACGACCTGCCAGCGATGGACGACGACGCACTACGCCGTGGTCGGCCGACGGTGCACATTGCCTTCGATGAAGCCACCGCGATTCTGGCCGGGGATGCACTGCAGACCCGCGCGTTCGGGCTGCTGGCCGACGCACCGCTGCCGGCACTGCTGCGGGTGCATTGCCTGCAGGCACTGACGCATGCGTCGG is part of the Stenotrophomonas oahuensis genome and encodes:
- a CDS encoding alkaline phosphatase; translated protein: MSRFTPLVAALATTLLAGCASTAPSSPVSSAAVQVQVPTVAHPAGETPQWWYRNGAAQAASHGAMGGKATNVILFLGDGMSLTTVAAARIFEGQQKGSSGEENLLSWERFPATAFSKTYNTDSQTPDSAGTMTAITTGVKTHMGAIGVSAGTRSDCADSLNKGLLTWLQLADSAGMATGIVSTARLTHATPAATYAHSPERNWENDTDLTEAAKAAGCQDIAQQLLSTSRYGRGPLVALGGGRAQFTTIEETDPEYDDKVGLRLDGRSLVNEWKQTHPQGAYVWNAEQLKAAANAPALLGLFEPDHMRYEIERKDDPSGEPSLADLTRAAIANLSRHSEGYVLMVEGARIDHANHSGNAYRALSDTVAMSDAVRAAVEASSDQDTLIIVTADHSHTLNFVGYPARGNPILGKVKDKGGEDGAGALDLARDGTGLPYTTLSYANGPGFTGQTNQQPAGPKTYPHGPSSFDPAKGRPDLTHVDTEHPDYMQEALVPMKSESHGGEDVGIWARGPGSQAIRGTLEQNTIYHMIVQATPRLRQRLCDAGTCDAQGVPVELPNGKAFERK
- the tilS gene encoding tRNA lysidine(34) synthetase TilS; protein product: MTAPLPPPPDLPTPVLVGFSGGLDSTVLLHWLAQSPVQRAAGLRAVHVHHGLQAEADAWAAHCETACATWGIPLQVIRVQVPHDSGQGLEAAARNARRDAFARVLHEHEHLALAHHRDDQAETFLLRALRGSGVDGLAAMRAHAPFATGSLWRPLLQFPREDLRAYAQAHGLRWIEDPSNASDAADRNFLRLHVMPLLAQRWPQADASFARSAELAAQSQRLLDVADHESLRRCIISPGVLDCSRLLRQPRERRARLLRQWVRSCGQPPLPAAGIKAIERELLPAAHDADAQFAWQGVRIRRWRNQLHLLSAALALPLDWSVHWEGRSPLALPDGGELALLGRDRLATPVQVSARRGGERIQLPGRRHSHALKDLLQHSGLPPWQRRQLPLLYDGETLLAAGDRVIAAPLQHWLDEHGARLQWTPGVA
- a CDS encoding exodeoxyribonuclease VII small subunit, with translation MPKKSPTEASPVAHFEQSLEELEQLVEKMETGDMSLEQSLSAYERGVGLYRQCQQALEQAELRVRLLSDPARPETAEPFDPPSHDG
- a CDS encoding polyprenyl synthetase family protein, whose product is MTAELTFARWRDRIESQLDASLPSPEAAPQGLHRAMRYAVLGGGKRMRPLLVYAAGQIFGADEHAMDAPAMAVELIHAYSLVHDDLPAMDDDALRRGRPTVHIAFDEATAILAGDALQTRAFGLLADAPLPALLRVHCLQALTHASGAAGMCGGQALDIDATGRLQPLADLQHMHALKTGALIRAAVRMGALCGDAPQTDLNQLDDFASALGLAFQVRDDILDVEASSEQLGKTAGKDQAQAKSTFPALLGMDGAKAELAALSQRMHDSLAGYDERADALRALGRLAVERDH